Proteins found in one Terriglobia bacterium genomic segment:
- a CDS encoding ABC transporter substrate-binding protein — translation MSKLGKLRFLVVLGLLTCGLLFALGQQTPPGKPLDQKSSDEKKKGEIIYGNTPEDLKPFAKYVSEPYKNYWVPSDSPVMFWGPGRDKPEPEVDTVKIGVIAPVARSYETYIGQSVLRGMEMALDDANANGGYRGKRFEAVLRNDTGLWGASANEVVSLSYDDKVWAIIGTVDGANTHIAIRVALRTEIPIMNVADTDATLVETKIPWVVRVIPDDRQMTYTIAYYVYKQLGLNSVAILRASNRYGRIGVTQFKKASIKLGKPAPIETNYEPNYENVNPDFEIQLERLAKVQPDAVVLWADAEPAGALVKQIRDRGMKFPIFACERIVHPDFLNAAGKAAEGVVAVYPFDPEAKNPKYAEFRKRYEERYHEAPDCYAVHSYDGTMMTVEAIRKAGLNRYRIRDALAAMSHWDGVSGPIDLDLALSNRRPVIAASVKDGKFVFGIPKMNRTF, via the coding sequence ATGAGTAAACTGGGGAAGCTTCGGTTTCTGGTAGTACTGGGACTGCTCACCTGCGGCCTGCTGTTTGCGCTTGGCCAACAGACACCCCCCGGGAAGCCGCTGGATCAGAAGTCTTCTGACGAAAAGAAGAAGGGGGAGATAATCTACGGAAACACACCCGAGGATCTCAAGCCCTTCGCGAAGTATGTCAGTGAGCCTTATAAGAACTACTGGGTCCCGAGCGATTCTCCCGTCATGTTCTGGGGGCCGGGGCGCGACAAGCCTGAGCCTGAAGTCGACACGGTCAAGATCGGCGTAATTGCCCCGGTCGCTCGAAGCTACGAAACCTACATCGGCCAGTCTGTGCTCCGCGGAATGGAGATGGCGCTCGATGATGCCAACGCCAATGGAGGCTATAGAGGCAAACGGTTCGAGGCCGTCTTGAGAAACGATACCGGGCTCTGGGGTGCATCTGCCAACGAGGTCGTCTCCCTGTCCTATGACGACAAAGTCTGGGCCATCATCGGCACCGTCGACGGTGCGAACACTCACATCGCGATTCGAGTTGCGCTGAGAACGGAAATCCCAATCATGAATGTGGCTGATACGGATGCGACCCTGGTGGAAACCAAAATACCCTGGGTCGTCCGCGTGATTCCGGACGACAGGCAGATGACCTATACGATCGCATATTACGTCTACAAGCAGCTGGGGCTGAACAGCGTTGCGATTCTCCGGGCCAGCAATCGCTACGGGCGCATCGGCGTGACGCAATTCAAAAAGGCTTCCATAAAACTCGGGAAACCTGCACCCATCGAGACCAATTACGAGCCCAACTACGAAAACGTAAACCCAGACTTCGAAATCCAGTTGGAGCGTCTCGCAAAAGTGCAGCCGGACGCGGTCGTTCTTTGGGCCGATGCCGAACCGGCCGGCGCGCTCGTGAAACAGATCCGGGACCGAGGGATGAAATTTCCTATTTTCGCATGCGAGCGCATCGTGCATCCCGATTTCCTCAACGCGGCGGGAAAGGCGGCCGAGGGAGTCGTGGCCGTGTATCCCTTCGATCCGGAGGCCAAGAACCCGAAGTACGCTGAGTTCAGGAAGCGCTACGAGGAACGGTATCACGAGGCGCCGGATTGCTACGCGGTCCACTCGTATGACGGGACCATGATGACCGTCGAGGCGATCCGGAAAGCGGGTCTGAACCGGTACCGCATACGCGATGCCCTTGCGGCGATGAGCCATTGGGATGGTGTCTCCGGCCCCATCGACCTGGACCTGGCTTTGAGCAATCGCAGGCCGGTGATTGCTGCTTCTGTCAAAGACGGGAAATTTGTTTTCGGCATTCCCAAAATGAATCGCACGTTTTAA